One Pongo abelii isolate AG06213 chromosome 12, NHGRI_mPonAbe1-v2.0_pri, whole genome shotgun sequence DNA segment encodes these proteins:
- the LOC100458364 gene encoding sulfotransferase 1C1: MSLEKMKELQLEEKFLHPETREVNGILMDKMISDNWVKIWNFQAKPDDLLIATYAKARTTWTQEIVDMIQNDGDVQKCQRANTFDRHPFIEWALPPPLNSGLDLANKMPSPRTLKTHLPVQMLPPSFWKENSKIIYVARNAKDCLVSYYHFSRMNKMLPDPGTWEEYVETFKAGKVLWGSWYDHVKGWWDAKDQHRILYLFYEDMKDDPKREIEKILKFLEKDVSEEILNKIIYHTSFDVMKQNPMANYATFPTSIMDHSISPFMRKGMPGDWKNYFTVAQNEEFDKDYQKKMAGSTLTFHTEI; the protein is encoded by the exons ATGTCCTTGGAGAAGATGAAAGAGCTTCAGCTGGAGGAAAAATTTCTACACCCAGAAACTAGAGAAGTGAATGGAATCCTCATGGACAAAATGATTAGTGATAATTGGGTCAAAATCTGGAATTTCCAAGCAAAACCTGATGATCTCCTCATTGCAACCTATGCAAAGGCAC GCACAACCTGGACACAGGAGATTGTGGACATGATCCAAAATGATGGGGATGTGCAGAAGTGCCAGAGGGCCAACACATTTGACCGCCATCCTTTCATCGAGTGGGCGCTGCCCCCACCTCTCAACTCAG GTCTGGATCTGGCAAACAAAATGCCTTCTCCTAGAACTCTGAAGACTCATCTGCCTGTTCAGATGCTACCACCTTCCTTCTGGAAAGAAAATTCAAAG ATTATCTATGTGGCTAGAAATGCCAAGGACTGTCTGGTCTCCTACTATCATTTCtcaagaatgaataaaatgttgCCTGACCCTGGTACATGGGAGGAATATGTTGAGACATTCAAAGCTGGAAAAG tgCTGTGGGGTTCCTGGTATGACCACGTAAAGGGATGGTGGGATGCAAAAGACCAGCACCGCATTCTTTATCTCTTCTACGAGGACATGAAGGAT GACCCAAAGCGGGAAATTGAGAAGATACTGAAGTTCCTAGAAAAAGACGTATCAGAGGAAATTCTGAATAAAATCATCTATCACACCTCCTTTGATGTAATGAAGCAAAACCCAATGGCCAACTATGCCACTTTTCCCACCAGCATTATGGACCACTCCATCTCCCCTTTTATGAGGAAAG GGATGCCTGGAGACTGGAAGAACTATTTTACTGTGGCCCAAAATGAAGAATTTGACAAGGACTACCAGAAGAAGATGGCAGGAAGCACCCTAACCTTCCACACAGAGATCTGA